In a genomic window of Scomber japonicus isolate fScoJap1 chromosome 17, fScoJap1.pri, whole genome shotgun sequence:
- the ostm1 gene encoding osteopetrosis-associated transmembrane protein 1, producing MSLAKNSPFFVWSLIYICTFVSGDGTNATISEAADKVKVMPTLSPAAMANSPDFKPVVVPLLSLNLLSTFPEDLEINEYCSDLLHIFGQRYVAYVNCLVPAARPVKVCLNCFSSYGSLLSIYNNISSDQMGPGNVSCRDSLLRSDRLMLVFQLHSNVKDLWTRSNCNNCINKDFQGLTNDTVYFMSTLNQTLTCFEKYQQGNHTELCKNCKSTYKNVNELYGRMEMNNTMCIDIEDAMNMTRKLWSKNFNCSFPREETVPVIAVSSFMLFLPIIFYLSSFLHSEQKKRKLIHPKRAKSYTTLMNIQDKQS from the exons ATGTCTCTCGCCAAAAACAGCCCGTTTTTTGTTTGGTCACTCATTTACATTTGCACTTTTGTTTCTGGCGACGGAACTAACGCGACAATTTCAGAAGCAGCAGACAAAGTGAAAGTGATGCCGACGCTGAGTCCTGCTGCTATGGCCAACTCGCCTGATTTTAAGCCTGTTGtggttcctctcctctctctaaacCTGCTGTCTACTTTCCCAGAGGACCTGGAGATCAACGAGTACTGCAGCGACCTACTCCACATATTCGGGCAGCGGTATGTGGCCTATGTGAACTGCCTGGTTCCCGCTGCCCGACCTGTCAAAGTGTGTCTGAACTGTTTCTCCAGCTATGGCAGCCTCCTCTCAATATACAACAACATCTCATCGGACCAG aTGGGTCCTGGTAATGTGAGCTGCAGGGACAGTCTTCTGCGCAGTGATCGGCTGATGCTGGTGTTTCAGCTGCACAGCAACGTGAAGGATCTATGGACGAGATCAAACTGTAACA ACTGTATCAATAAAGATTTCCAGGGCCTCACCAACGACACAGTCTACTTCATGTCTACTCTCAACCAAACTCTCACCTGCTTTGAGAAGTATCAACAG GGGAACCACACAGAGCTGTGCAAAAACTGTAAGagcacatacaaaaatgtgaatGAGCTGTACGGCCGCATGGAGATGAATAACACTATGTGTATTGACATAGAGGATGCG ATGAATATGACCCGCAAACTGTGGAGTAAGAATTTCAATTGTTCCTTCCCTCGTGAGGAGACGGTGCCTGTCATCGCTGTGTCCAGCTTCATGCTCTTTCTGCCCATCATCTTCTACTTGAGCAGCTTCCTTCACTCGGAACAAAAGAAACGCAAGCTCATACACC CCAAGCGAGCAAAGTCATACACCACTCTGATGAACATTCAGGACAAGCAGAGCTGA